In one Pseudomonas hydrolytica genomic region, the following are encoded:
- a CDS encoding GlxA family transcriptional regulator has product MHTVALVVYPQFQALSLSVGSVFECANLLHGEPVYRFVLVSETGGAVLSSQGFSVNTEALGLAGYDTVIVSGYLELGEPSPELLTCLSSASSQSRRIASLCTGIFVLAEAGLLEGKRVTTHWLHVPEFKKRHPNVRIDDDRLFVVDGQIWTGAGMSAGVDLALAMVENDLGPDLARRVARKLVIAQRRGAEQSQLSALLEIDPKSDRVQLAMAYARENLRSDLSVEALADVARLSPRQFSRVFREETGKTPAKAVESLRVEAARVMMETSRHPVEVIARETGFGDRERMRQAFLRAYGKPPKLMRDDLYGTANGHG; this is encoded by the coding sequence ATGCATACCGTGGCGTTGGTGGTTTACCCGCAATTCCAGGCGCTGAGCCTGTCGGTCGGTTCCGTCTTCGAATGCGCCAACCTTCTGCATGGCGAGCCGGTCTACCGGTTCGTACTGGTGTCCGAGACAGGTGGAGCCGTGCTGTCGTCGCAGGGCTTCTCGGTCAATACCGAGGCGCTCGGCCTGGCTGGCTATGACACCGTCATCGTCAGCGGCTACCTGGAGTTGGGTGAACCCAGCCCGGAGCTGCTGACCTGTCTATCCAGCGCCAGCTCGCAATCGCGGCGTATTGCATCACTGTGCACAGGCATCTTCGTGCTCGCCGAAGCCGGTCTATTGGAGGGCAAACGGGTCACGACTCATTGGTTGCACGTGCCCGAGTTCAAGAAGCGTCACCCCAACGTCAGAATCGATGATGACCGGCTGTTCGTGGTCGACGGGCAGATCTGGACGGGTGCAGGCATGAGTGCCGGAGTGGATCTTGCCCTGGCCATGGTCGAGAACGACCTGGGCCCTGACCTGGCCCGCCGCGTGGCCCGCAAACTGGTCATCGCCCAGCGCAGAGGCGCCGAGCAATCACAGCTCTCGGCGCTGCTGGAGATAGACCCGAAATCCGACCGCGTACAACTGGCAATGGCCTATGCGCGCGAAAACCTGCGCAGCGATCTCTCGGTCGAGGCACTGGCAGATGTCGCGCGACTAAGCCCTCGCCAGTTCAGCCGAGTGTTCCGCGAGGAAACCGGAAAAACGCCGGCGAAAGCAGTCGAAAGCCTGCGAGTAGAGGCCGCACGCGTGATGATGGAGACGAGCCGTCATCCAGTAGAAGTGATTGCTCGCGAGACCGGTTTCGGCGATCGAGAACGCATGCGCCAGGCGTTTCTGCGGGCCTATGGCAAGCCGCCGAAGCTGATGAGGGATGATCTATACGGAACAGCTAATGGCCATGGCTGA
- a CDS encoding TetR/AcrR family transcriptional regulator: MTTTDSNQTRQRIFDAAQSIIARKGFSAVGLNEVLNAAGVPKGSFYHYFASKDAFGTALLEHYFEAYLADMDRIFQDPATSAHDALMRYWQLWISNQTSQVECGKCLAVKLGAEVADLSEPMRLALQRGTAQIVERLEAAISRGVEEGTVTIVASPAQLALRLYALWLGASVMTKITRTHHAFEEALQQTQHLLGNQ, translated from the coding sequence ATGACAACCACTGACAGCAACCAGACCCGGCAGCGCATTTTCGACGCCGCCCAATCGATCATCGCCCGCAAAGGCTTCTCTGCTGTTGGGCTGAATGAGGTGCTGAATGCCGCAGGCGTGCCGAAGGGTTCCTTCTACCACTACTTCGCTTCGAAGGACGCGTTCGGCACGGCGCTGCTGGAGCACTACTTCGAGGCCTATTTGGCTGACATGGATCGTATTTTTCAGGACCCGGCAACCAGCGCCCACGACGCGCTGATGCGTTACTGGCAACTGTGGATCTCCAACCAGACTAGTCAGGTCGAGTGCGGTAAATGCCTGGCCGTCAAGCTGGGCGCTGAAGTCGCCGATCTTTCCGAACCGATGCGATTGGCACTTCAGCGCGGTACGGCGCAGATCGTCGAGCGGCTTGAGGCTGCGATCAGCAGAGGCGTGGAGGAGGGCACGGTAACCATCGTTGCTTCGCCCGCTCAGCTGGCACTGAGGCTCTATGCCCTGTGGTTGGGGGCCAGTGTGATGACCAAGATCACCCGTACCCACCACGCGTTCGAAGAGGCACTGCAGCAGACGCAACACCTTCTCGGTAACCAGTGA
- a CDS encoding type 1 glutamine amidotransferase domain-containing protein, translating into MKVLMVLTSHDKLGNTGNKTGFWLEEFAAPYYVFKDAGADIVLASPAGGQPPLDPKSDLPDFQTEATHRFAADPAAQQALASTVKLAEVKAEDFDTVFYPGGHGPLWDLAESDTSIALIESFERAGKPIGFVCHAPGVLRHVKAADGEPLIKGRRVTGFTNSEEAAVGLTDVVPFLIEDEFQALGARYEKAGDWQPFTVVDGRLVTGQNPASSESAANALLKLLA; encoded by the coding sequence ATGAAAGTTCTGATGGTTCTGACATCCCATGACAAGCTGGGTAACACCGGCAATAAAACCGGCTTCTGGCTGGAAGAGTTCGCCGCGCCTTACTACGTCTTCAAGGACGCCGGTGCCGACATCGTGCTGGCCTCGCCAGCCGGTGGCCAGCCGCCTCTGGATCCCAAGAGTGATCTGCCGGACTTCCAGACCGAGGCGACTCACCGTTTCGCTGCCGATCCGGCCGCGCAGCAAGCCCTGGCCAGCACGGTGAAGCTTGCTGAGGTGAAGGCTGAGGATTTCGACACGGTGTTCTATCCAGGCGGTCATGGCCCTCTGTGGGATCTGGCGGAGTCGGACACATCCATCGCCCTGATCGAAAGCTTCGAGCGCGCCGGTAAGCCAATCGGTTTCGTCTGCCATGCTCCGGGCGTGCTGCGCCACGTCAAGGCTGCGGATGGCGAGCCGCTGATCAAGGGTCGCCGGGTGACCGGTTTCACCAACAGCGAAGAGGCCGCTGTAGGACTGACTGACGTGGTGCCTTTCCTCATCGAGGACGAGTTCCAGGCACTTGGCGCACGTTATGAGAAGGCCGGCGACTGGCAGCCGTTCACCGTCGTCGACGGGCGCCTGGTCACTGGTCAGAACCCCGCCAGCTCAGAGTCCGCTGCCAACGCCTTGCTCAAGCTGCTGGCCTGA
- a CDS encoding aldehyde dehydrogenase family protein — MSTVMKDSRSSSVFDGPYYLSIAGKLVSTDAHFDVFNPATGEVFAKAPSGSPEQLEAAIAAAKDAFKTWSVLSYDQRQRYLDAYADALLEHRDELARLLTLEQGKPLKTMAEPEVDQAISWIRQIAARRIPVEIVEENDNHIVELHHTPLGVVGAITPWNFPVLLALWKVAPALITGNTMVIKPSPFTPLTTLRFGQIAQSVLPAGVLSVVSGGNELGPQMTAHPDIAKISFTGSTETGKHVIRSAAGTVKRLTMEMGGNDAAIVMPDADWQAIIPQLYWGAVGNSGQWCVGIKRLYVHSSYRNEFVAAFVEYARQQVMGDGLDPNVTVGPVQNKMQYDKVRSFLDDIKANGYNVVLGGEVDESRPGYFIPVTVVDNPPESSMIVQQEQFGPIVPIIAYDDVDDVVARANDSPFGLGGSVWGRDTQAAVAVANRLETGMVWVNEIHTQGIDIPFGGHKQSGIGTEHGHEGRLLFTNPKTVLIKK, encoded by the coding sequence ATGTCTACCGTCATGAAAGATTCCCGCTCCAGCAGCGTCTTCGATGGCCCGTACTACCTGTCCATCGCCGGTAAGCTGGTCAGCACCGATGCGCATTTCGATGTGTTCAATCCGGCGACTGGCGAGGTATTCGCCAAGGCTCCGTCGGGTTCGCCTGAGCAACTGGAGGCGGCGATCGCTGCTGCCAAGGATGCGTTCAAGACCTGGTCGGTCCTGAGCTACGACCAGCGCCAGCGCTATCTGGATGCCTATGCCGATGCGCTTTTGGAGCACCGCGATGAACTGGCTCGCTTGCTGACTTTGGAGCAAGGCAAGCCGCTGAAAACCATGGCCGAGCCGGAGGTTGACCAGGCGATCTCGTGGATTCGCCAGATCGCTGCACGGCGTATTCCGGTGGAGATCGTCGAGGAAAACGACAACCACATCGTGGAGCTGCATCACACGCCGCTGGGTGTGGTCGGTGCGATCACGCCGTGGAATTTCCCGGTGCTGCTGGCACTGTGGAAAGTGGCGCCCGCGCTGATCACCGGCAACACCATGGTCATCAAACCGTCGCCATTCACACCCCTCACCACCTTGCGCTTTGGGCAGATTGCTCAGTCCGTGCTGCCTGCCGGTGTGCTTTCAGTGGTTTCAGGTGGCAACGAGCTGGGCCCGCAAATGACCGCTCACCCGGACATCGCCAAGATCAGCTTCACCGGCTCCACCGAGACCGGCAAGCATGTCATCCGTTCGGCTGCAGGCACCGTCAAGCGGCTGACCATGGAGATGGGCGGCAACGACGCGGCAATCGTCATGCCTGATGCCGACTGGCAAGCGATCATCCCGCAACTGTACTGGGGCGCCGTCGGTAACTCGGGGCAGTGGTGCGTGGGTATCAAGCGCCTTTACGTGCATAGCAGTTATCGCAATGAGTTCGTGGCAGCGTTCGTTGAGTACGCGCGGCAGCAGGTCATGGGTGATGGTCTCGACCCGAACGTGACCGTCGGCCCCGTGCAGAACAAGATGCAGTACGACAAGGTTCGTAGCTTCCTGGATGACATCAAGGCCAATGGTTACAACGTGGTATTGGGCGGTGAGGTAGACGAGAGCCGTCCTGGCTATTTCATCCCGGTAACTGTGGTCGACAACCCGCCAGAGAGCTCGATGATCGTGCAGCAGGAGCAGTTCGGACCGATCGTGCCGATCATCGCGTACGACGACGTCGACGATGTCGTGGCCCGCGCGAACGACAGTCCGTTCGGCCTGGGTGGTTCGGTCTGGGGGCGTGATACCCAGGCAGCGGTGGCCGTGGCCAATCGCCTGGAAACCGGGATGGTCTGGGTCAACGAGATCCACACGCAAGGCATCGATATTCCCTTCGGTGGCCATAAGCAATCGGGTATCGGCACTGAGCACGGCCATGAGGGCCGCCTGCTGTTCACCAACCCGAAAACCGTGTTGATCAAGAAGTAA
- a CDS encoding alkene reductase, whose amino-acid sequence MKHAALFTPIDMGRITLKNRIVLPPLTRQRSAQPGDIATDLMATYYRQRAGAGFMVSEGTQIEPRGQGYAWTPGIYSQAQIDGWRKVTEAVHAEDGVIFAQLWHVGRVSHNALQPDGQAPVAPSAIQAQKVKAFIQTGPGVGELVQPSLPRALELAEIRDLVGQYAQAARNAIDAGFDGVEIHAANGYLVNQFISAHSNQRDDVYGGSLENRLRFLREIVDAVAAAVGADRLGVRFTPLFTGTDQDRVYIGLVEEDPHTTYIEAIKVLEAAGVAYVSIAEADWDNAPDLPESFRRDVRANFSGKILYAGRYTAERGERLIEAGLADLIAFGRPFIANPDLPERIANGWPLNPLDPATVYGGAEKGLTDYPTYSD is encoded by the coding sequence ATGAAACATGCTGCTCTGTTTACCCCCATCGACATGGGGCGTATCACTCTCAAGAACCGCATCGTGCTGCCGCCGTTGACTCGTCAGCGCAGCGCCCAGCCAGGCGATATCGCGACTGATCTGATGGCCACTTATTACCGCCAGCGTGCCGGTGCCGGTTTCATGGTCAGTGAGGGCACCCAGATCGAACCGCGTGGCCAGGGCTATGCCTGGACGCCCGGTATCTACAGCCAGGCTCAGATCGATGGCTGGCGCAAGGTGACCGAAGCGGTACATGCCGAAGATGGCGTGATCTTCGCCCAGCTCTGGCACGTCGGTCGCGTTTCCCATAATGCGCTTCAGCCTGACGGGCAGGCGCCCGTGGCGCCATCCGCCATTCAGGCGCAGAAGGTCAAAGCGTTCATTCAGACCGGCCCTGGTGTCGGCGAGCTGGTTCAGCCGTCGCTTCCACGCGCACTGGAGCTGGCTGAAATCCGCGATCTGGTCGGGCAGTACGCCCAGGCGGCGCGCAATGCCATCGACGCCGGTTTCGATGGCGTGGAAATTCACGCAGCCAACGGTTATCTGGTCAACCAGTTCATCTCCGCACATTCCAACCAGCGTGATGATGTTTACGGTGGCTCCCTGGAAAACCGCCTGCGCTTCCTGCGCGAGATCGTAGACGCCGTGGCCGCTGCCGTAGGCGCGGATCGCCTGGGTGTGCGCTTCACCCCGTTGTTCACCGGCACCGATCAGGACCGGGTGTACATCGGTCTGGTCGAAGAGGACCCGCACACCACCTATATCGAAGCCATCAAAGTGCTGGAGGCCGCAGGTGTGGCCTATGTGTCGATCGCCGAGGCGGACTGGGACAACGCGCCGGATCTGCCCGAGAGCTTCCGCCGCGACGTACGCGCGAATTTCAGCGGGAAGATTCTCTACGCCGGTCGTTATACCGCCGAACGTGGTGAGCGGCTGATCGAGGCCGGGCTGGCCGACCTGATCGCATTCGGTCGTCCCTTCATCGCCAACCCTGATCTGCCCGAACGCATCGCCAATGGCTGGCCGCTCAACCCGCTGGATCCTGCCACTGTCTATGGGGGCGCGGAGAAGGGCCTGACGGACTACCCGACCTACTCGGACTGA
- a CDS encoding MFS transporter, with translation MSVKSVPIERDVTPGLAYPALAGSDVRAPSVAAVVVCILLVALTLRPGIVSMGPLLTAIIDELGLTHTQASLLTAIPTLLMGLLALPAPWLAHRFGRDRIILLALIVLGAAIILRALAGSIGQLFASTAAVGAGIAVAGALFSSYVKARSPNRIALFMSIYATAIGLGSTVAAVATGPIDQLIGDWRWAGGFWVLPAMLAIMAWVGIEHRSLRAPVSTASTQMPRMPLRNPTAWLIALFFACNNLVFYALIAWLAPMYIERGESASSAGLILASYTLGFMLANPVFGLLSRSDDRRLLLAASSSIALLGSLAMAVAPDAMPLVTAALAAFGTGGAFTLGMTLPLDNASTPEEAGAWTAFVMLQSYLVGAAGPLLVGYLRDSAGHFQSALWLLVAVGGADVTGDSVLAALPLSPLMSELVPGAEGGHLSGACP, from the coding sequence ATGTCTGTCAAATCCGTACCGATCGAACGCGATGTTACGCCTGGTCTGGCGTATCCGGCCTTGGCTGGCAGCGACGTCCGTGCGCCGTCAGTCGCAGCCGTGGTCGTGTGTATCCTGCTCGTCGCGCTCACGCTGCGCCCGGGCATCGTTTCCATGGGGCCCTTGCTGACCGCCATCATCGATGAGCTGGGGTTGACTCACACCCAGGCCTCGCTGCTGACCGCGATTCCGACCTTGCTGATGGGATTGCTGGCATTGCCCGCACCCTGGCTGGCGCATCGATTTGGGCGTGACCGGATCATCCTGCTGGCGCTGATCGTACTGGGCGCCGCGATCATCCTGCGTGCGCTGGCTGGCTCCATTGGGCAGTTGTTTGCCAGTACTGCGGCAGTCGGGGCGGGTATCGCGGTCGCCGGAGCGCTGTTTTCCAGCTACGTGAAGGCGCGCTCGCCGAATCGTATCGCCTTGTTCATGAGCATTTATGCAACGGCCATCGGTCTGGGCAGCACGGTCGCTGCGGTGGCGACCGGGCCGATCGATCAGTTGATTGGTGATTGGCGTTGGGCGGGCGGTTTCTGGGTACTGCCGGCAATGCTGGCGATCATGGCCTGGGTTGGCATCGAGCATCGGAGCCTGAGAGCGCCGGTCTCTACCGCTTCGACCCAGATGCCCAGGATGCCGCTGCGCAATCCCACGGCCTGGCTGATCGCACTGTTCTTCGCCTGCAACAACCTGGTGTTCTACGCCCTGATTGCCTGGTTGGCACCGATGTATATCGAGCGTGGCGAGAGCGCCAGCTCGGCAGGCTTGATCCTGGCCAGTTATACCCTGGGGTTCATGCTGGCCAACCCGGTGTTTGGCTTGCTCAGCCGCAGCGATGATCGACGTCTGTTGCTTGCCGCGAGCTCCAGCATCGCCTTGCTGGGCAGCCTGGCGATGGCCGTTGCGCCTGATGCCATGCCGCTGGTGACTGCTGCGCTTGCGGCTTTCGGTACCGGAGGTGCCTTTACCCTGGGCATGACCTTGCCGCTGGACAATGCTTCGACACCTGAGGAGGCTGGCGCCTGGACTGCCTTTGTGATGTTGCAGAGTTATCTGGTAGGCGCTGCCGGTCCGTTGCTCGTGGGATATCTGCGTGACAGCGCGGGGCACTTCCAGTCGGCCCTGTGGCTGTTGGTGGCTGTAGGGGGCGCTGATGTTACTGGTGACTCCGTTCTTGCAGCCCTACCGCTGTCGCCGTTGATGTCAGAGCTTGTTCCGGGAGCGGAAGGCGGCCACCTTTCTGGCGCATGCCCGTAG
- a CDS encoding alpha/beta fold hydrolase translates to MPHLPSRTWIRALVGIAVALGTFEATRRYRQLASAPALSDTSRALGIDGHHVQAGPWRLFTRSVGAADAPVVVLVHGLVISSRYMEPLARALADNGYRVLAPDLPGYGESATGTPRRVLSVEQLADVLDLWLSACAIDKATFIGNSYGCQILTALAVRHPQRVARLVLQGPTVDPAARSLLPQLWRAVRNGRRERLRSSAGIGRIDYAKAGVWRVLSSIRRLLHYRIEDHLAAIEAPCLVVQGSRDPVAPPHWGEAVAARLPKGRLCLVEGATHTMNYVHPHSFAQLIDDFLREGRGATEVVR, encoded by the coding sequence ATGCCTCATCTGCCATCACGCACCTGGATCCGCGCCCTGGTCGGTATCGCCGTCGCGCTCGGCACCTTCGAAGCCACGCGCCGCTATCGGCAGTTGGCGAGCGCGCCGGCGCTGAGCGACACCAGTCGCGCCCTGGGCATCGACGGTCATCATGTTCAGGCCGGCCCCTGGCGGCTGTTCACCCGCAGTGTCGGCGCTGCCGATGCACCGGTGGTGGTGCTGGTGCACGGGCTGGTCATCTCCAGCCGCTACATGGAGCCGTTGGCCAGGGCGCTGGCCGACAACGGCTACCGCGTGCTGGCGCCGGACCTGCCGGGCTACGGCGAGAGCGCGACGGGCACGCCACGGCGCGTGCTGAGCGTCGAGCAACTGGCCGATGTGCTCGACCTCTGGCTCAGCGCCTGCGCCATCGACAAGGCCACCTTCATCGGCAATTCCTACGGTTGCCAGATCCTTACGGCCCTGGCCGTGCGCCACCCCCAGCGGGTGGCGCGTCTGGTGCTGCAGGGGCCGACCGTCGACCCGGCGGCGCGCAGCCTGTTGCCCCAGCTCTGGCGTGCCGTGCGCAATGGCCGTCGCGAGCGTCTGCGCTCCAGTGCCGGCATCGGTCGCATCGATTACGCCAAGGCTGGCGTCTGGCGGGTGCTGAGCAGCATCAGGCGCCTGCTGCACTACCGCATCGAGGATCATCTCGCCGCCATCGAGGCTCCATGCCTGGTCGTGCAGGGCAGTCGCGACCCGGTGGCGCCGCCGCACTGGGGCGAGGCGGTGGCCGCGCGCCTGCCCAAGGGGCGTCTGTGCCTTGTCGAGGGCGCGACCCACACCATGAACTACGTGCATCCGCACAGCTTCGCGCAACTGATCGACGATTTTTTGCGCGAGGGTCGCGGCGCCACGGAGGTGGTCCGATGA
- a CDS encoding YciI family protein: MRFMVMVKATADSEAGVMPSEELLAAMGRYNEELVEAGVMLAGEGLQPSSKGARVRFSGSQRTVIDGPFMETKELVAGFWIFQVASLEECIEWVKRCPNPMPGDSDIEIRQIFEAEDFGAEFTPELREQEERIRARISIEN, translated from the coding sequence ATGCGTTTCATGGTGATGGTCAAGGCGACTGCAGATTCCGAAGCCGGTGTGATGCCCAGCGAGGAGCTGCTGGCGGCCATGGGCCGCTACAACGAGGAACTGGTGGAGGCCGGGGTGATGCTCGCCGGCGAGGGCCTGCAGCCCAGCAGCAAGGGGGCACGGGTAAGGTTCTCCGGCAGCCAGCGCACGGTGATCGACGGTCCGTTCATGGAAACCAAGGAGCTGGTCGCCGGTTTCTGGATCTTCCAGGTGGCCTCGCTCGAGGAATGCATCGAGTGGGTCAAGCGCTGTCCCAACCCCATGCCCGGCGACTCGGATATCGAGATTCGCCAGATCTTCGAAGCCGAGGATTTCGGCGCCGAGTTCACCCCCGAGTTGCGCGAGCAGGAAGAACGCATTCGCGCGCGCATCAGCATTGAGAACTAA
- a CDS encoding VOC family protein codes for MKIHAYLMFDGQCEAAFNYYAEVFGGQLEMMRYADSPEQMDVPAEYQQRVMHVCLTVGDQLLMASDTLPQYPHDGIKGCSISLQVDNVPEAERLYEALSKGGSVQMELQATFWATRFAMLTDRFGVPWMINCTVDSQMG; via the coding sequence ATGAAGATTCATGCCTATCTGATGTTCGATGGCCAATGCGAGGCCGCCTTCAATTACTACGCCGAAGTGTTCGGCGGCCAACTGGAGATGATGCGCTACGCCGACAGCCCCGAGCAGATGGACGTACCGGCCGAGTACCAGCAGCGCGTCATGCACGTGTGCCTGACGGTTGGCGACCAGTTGCTGATGGCCTCCGATACCCTGCCGCAATACCCGCATGACGGCATCAAGGGCTGTTCGATCTCCCTGCAGGTGGACAACGTGCCGGAGGCCGAGCGCCTGTACGAAGCGCTGTCGAAAGGCGGTTCGGTGCAGATGGAGCTGCAGGCCACCTTCTGGGCGACGCGCTTTGCCATGCTCACCGACCGTTTCGGTGTGCCGTGGATGATCAACTGCACGGTGGACAGCCAGATGGGCTGA
- the ggpS gene encoding glucosylglycerol-phosphate synthase, with amino-acid sequence MLLATDLDGTFLAGDPEDRLSLYQTIAAHPEIQLAYVTGRSLEAVLPLLADPTLPQPDFIIADVGATLVHGDSLQPIQPLQSVVDALWPGESQVASAIAAFGLERQDVPQARRCSYFCTPEQAANPALREIADELGCDLLYSAELYLDFLPKGVNKGSSLRALADWLELDHDQVLAAGDTLNDLAMLSASFHGVCVGQSESALLEATANHSRTLHASRPGCGGILEAFAHFGFLGEHGIAAERRQAAQPGKAELVMVYHRLPYEEYRGASGKLQRRRPTSPNGIIPTLLSFFGDGRKGSWVAWAVHEGDEPFDSHTTVDAERYPKLTAARVKLSKDEVDIFYKRFSKEAFWPTLHTFWERATFNEDDWQVYLKVNRTFAERTALEAAEGAIVWLHDYNLWMVPAYLRELRPDLRIAFFHHTYFPSADVFNVLPWRRQIVGSLLQCDYVGFHIPRQVENFVDVARGVFPLKTLSRQNCAPRFITYGCAVGLERMTTELDTGSRRVRLGAHPVGLDIDRVRSALEAPKIRELMAHLREEMQGVKLILSVERLDYTKGILEKLNAYERLLADNPELIGKVTLVSVCVPAAREMTIYDELQSQIEQAVGRINGRFARVGWTPLQFFFRSLPFEEVSAWYAMADVMWITPLRDGLNLVAKEFVAAQGLLGGRGVLVLSEFAGAAAELKGALLTNPHDAADLAQTCYLALNMPASEAKARLRELFDIVCFNDIRRWGEEFLAGVEPQQENKVLELVG; translated from the coding sequence ATGCTACTTGCCACCGATCTGGACGGAACCTTCCTTGCCGGCGATCCCGAGGATCGCCTGAGCCTCTATCAGACCATCGCCGCCCACCCCGAGATTCAGCTCGCCTACGTCACCGGGCGCAGCCTGGAAGCGGTGCTGCCGCTGCTGGCCGACCCGACGCTGCCACAGCCGGACTTCATCATCGCCGACGTCGGCGCCACGCTGGTGCACGGCGACAGCCTGCAACCGATCCAGCCGCTGCAGAGCGTGGTGGACGCCCTCTGGCCCGGCGAAAGCCAGGTGGCCAGCGCCATTGCCGCCTTCGGCCTGGAGCGTCAGGACGTGCCGCAGGCGCGGCGCTGCTCGTACTTCTGCACGCCGGAGCAGGCGGCCAACCCGGCGCTGCGCGAGATCGCCGACGAGCTGGGCTGCGACCTGCTGTACTCGGCCGAGCTCTACCTCGACTTCCTTCCCAAGGGCGTGAACAAGGGCAGCAGCCTGCGCGCCCTGGCCGACTGGCTGGAGCTCGACCACGACCAGGTGCTGGCCGCCGGTGACACCCTCAACGACCTGGCGATGCTCAGCGCCAGCTTCCACGGCGTGTGCGTGGGCCAGTCGGAAAGCGCCCTGCTGGAGGCCACCGCCAACCACTCGCGCACCCTGCATGCCAGCCGCCCCGGCTGCGGCGGCATTCTCGAAGCCTTCGCCCACTTCGGCTTCCTCGGCGAGCACGGCATCGCCGCCGAACGGCGCCAGGCCGCGCAGCCGGGCAAGGCCGAGCTGGTGATGGTCTACCACCGCCTGCCCTACGAGGAATACCGCGGCGCAAGCGGCAAGCTGCAGCGCCGGCGCCCCACCTCGCCCAACGGCATCATTCCCACCCTGCTGAGTTTCTTCGGCGATGGGCGCAAGGGCTCCTGGGTGGCCTGGGCGGTGCACGAGGGTGACGAGCCGTTCGACAGCCACACCACGGTGGACGCCGAGCGCTATCCCAAGCTCACCGCGGCGCGGGTCAAGCTGAGCAAGGACGAAGTGGACATCTTCTACAAGCGCTTCTCCAAGGAGGCTTTCTGGCCGACCCTGCATACCTTCTGGGAGCGCGCCACCTTCAACGAGGACGACTGGCAGGTGTACCTCAAGGTCAACCGCACCTTCGCCGAGCGCACCGCGCTGGAGGCCGCCGAGGGCGCAATCGTCTGGCTGCACGACTACAACCTGTGGATGGTACCGGCCTACCTGCGCGAGCTGCGCCCGGACTTGCGCATCGCCTTCTTCCACCACACCTACTTCCCCTCGGCGGACGTGTTCAACGTGCTGCCCTGGCGCCGGCAGATCGTCGGCAGCCTGCTGCAGTGCGACTACGTCGGCTTCCATATCCCGCGCCAGGTGGAGAACTTCGTCGACGTCGCCCGCGGCGTGTTCCCGCTCAAGACCCTGAGCCGGCAGAACTGCGCGCCGCGCTTCATCACCTATGGCTGCGCCGTGGGCCTGGAGCGCATGACCACCGAACTGGATACCGGCAGCCGCCGGGTCAGGCTCGGCGCCCATCCGGTCGGCCTGGATATCGACCGCGTACGCAGCGCCCTGGAGGCACCGAAGATTCGCGAGCTGATGGCGCACCTGCGCGAGGAGATGCAGGGCGTGAAGCTGATTCTCTCGGTGGAACGCCTCGACTACACCAAGGGCATTCTGGAAAAGCTCAACGCCTACGAGCGCCTGCTGGCCGACAACCCCGAACTGATCGGCAAGGTCACCCTGGTCAGCGTCTGCGTGCCGGCGGCCCGCGAGATGACCATCTACGACGAGCTGCAGAGCCAGATCGAACAGGCCGTGGGACGCATCAACGGGCGCTTTGCCCGCGTCGGCTGGACGCCCCTGCAGTTCTTCTTCCGCAGCCTGCCGTTCGAGGAAGTCAGCGCCTGGTACGCCATGGCCGACGTCATGTGGATCACCCCGCTGCGCGACGGCCTGAATCTGGTGGCCAAGGAATTCGTCGCCGCGCAAGGCCTGCTCGGCGGACGCGGCGTGCTGGTGCTATCGGAGTTCGCCGGCGCCGCTGCCGAACTCAAGGGCGCACTGCTGACCAACCCGCACGATGCGGCCGACCTGGCGCAGACCTGCTACCTGGCGCTGAACATGCCCGCGAGCGAGGCCAAGGCGCGCCTGCGCGAGCTGTTCGACATCGTCTGCTTCAACGACATCCGCCGCTGGGGCGAGGAGTTCCTTGCCGGGGTCGAACCGCAGCAGGAAAACAAGGTGCTGGAATTGGTCGGTTAA